A DNA window from Falco peregrinus isolate bFalPer1 chromosome 8, bFalPer1.pri, whole genome shotgun sequence contains the following coding sequences:
- the UIMC1 gene encoding BRCA1-A complex subunit RAP80 isoform X1 codes for MPRKKKPTEGLDSRGQDGEEEEEEKRNPANTKKKRSFVDAFIVISDSDGEQESKEESRLQKKRTKQQLDRTKFAAKRKIAQMTEEEQFALALKMSEQEARQVNCQEEEEEELLRKAIAESLNSCQPSDSSDATPQLSAEALGAQGQSQPAEKEGSEILGDLALCPDTPRSECSSHSQSTRADGNGQMDVARSPLVVLRRLSQEIVESSLVSSIIVSPGKGQPVTRSSEKPSSSEKSDSSNMLPRTLREDLISLSPTFGRVTSGSWRLTPRRLFTSPSGSSKATGHEPKEQCLSCTRHSAGEGGAGSSATPRKSWTAEQCGSPRRSGGGAGTKHTSQPGHATKVDVSTEQAEQNEVPDCTPELCVLNPAEEKHKQEETRDTVHYYWGIPFCPKGVDPNQYTKVILCQLEVYQKSLKQAQRQLLHKKEFGNPVVPSSSLSQNELGKGEQMSRENGVADGTEDGDPDGQKESESITWLLPSKRREAESPGHSTEEEKNSTSDDEPTTSYCQASQVLPAEDVREDGEPMQIAQGISVLTPLGGKRSPDTGTENSADEEISVCPEIQPSPLEAIEVEREELCSGSGDEPMQAGGDGDVGRAVSECSPTAADRVSCPLCDQGFPATEIELHAMYCNGIGGEEAGEDRPVLTQHQREARSRAARGESGPTSLDTDKCEKCYLCKSLVPLLQYQRHVDSCLQAARQAQGTRRLRSTKDVGRQEKGLLRMLELSESKSAGADAGGPLPGLGDQQSPPTLSARAGGPLADHPSSLRHAPFDISPEKPSVSFSEAMDCIVDKKPHAALHLGSQQQTKGCRRRKHKF; via the exons caGGAGTCAAAGGAAGAGAGCAGATTGcaaaagaagagaacaaaacagcagctggaTAGAACGAAGTTtgctgctaaaagaaaaattgcac aGATGACTGAAGAGGAACAGTTTGCACTGGCCCTGAAAATGAGTGAGCAAGAAGCTAGACAAGTGAACTgtcaagaagaggaagaggaggagctCTTGAGGAAGGCCATTGCTGAGAGCCTTAAT agctgtcagccCTCGGATTCCTCTGATGCAACCCCTCAGTTGTCTGCAGAAGCACTGGGCGCACAAGGCCAAAGCCAGCCTGCTGAGAAAGAAGGCTCTGAGATCCTGGGAGATCTGGCGCTTTGCCCTGACACCCCTCGCTCTGAGTGCAGCTCCCACTCACAGAGCACTAGAGCTGATGGGAATGGACAGATGGATGTCGCCCGGAGCCCCCTGGTAGTGTTGAGGAGGTTAAGCCAGGAAATTGTCGAAAGCTCACTAGTATCCAGCATAATCGTGTCTCCGGGGAAGGGCCAGCCTGTGACAAGGTCAAGTGAGAAGCCTTCCTCATCAGAAAAAAGTGATTCTAGTAACATGTTACCCAGGACTCTCAGAGAGGACCTCATCTCTTTGAGTCCCACCTTTGGCAGGGTGACTTCAGGCTCCTGGCGACTGACACCTCGGAGACTGTTCACAAGCCCCTCCGGCTCTTCCAAAGCAACAGGCCATGAACCAAAAGAGCAGTGCCTGTCCTGCACTCGCCATTCTGCAGGAGAAGGTGGTGCCGGGAGCTCAGCCACACCTAGGAAGAGCTGGACCGCAGAACAGTGtggcagccccaggaggagTGGTGGAGGAGCAGGTACCAAACACACCTCACAGCCTGGGCACGCCACCAAAGTCGATGTTTCCACAGAGCAAGCGGAGCAGAACGAGGTGCCTGACTGTACCCCTGAGCTTTGCGTACTGAATCCGGCGGAGGAGAAGCACAAGCAGGAGGAGACCAGAGACACAGTGCACTATTACTGGGGCATCCCCTTCTGCCCCAAAGGGGTGGACCCCAACCAGTACACCAAAGTCATCTTGTGTCAGCTGGAGGTTTACCAGAAGAGCCTGAAGCAGGCTCAGAGGCAGCTATTGCATAAGAAGGAGTTTGGTAACCCAGTTGTGCCCAGTTCTTCCTTGAGCCAAAATGAGCTTGGGAAAGGAGAGCAGATGAGTAGGGAGAATGGGGTTGCTGATGGTACAGAAGATGGAGACCCAGATGGGCAGAAGGAGTCTGAGAGCATCACTTGGCTCCTTCCTTcaaagaggagggaggcagagagTCCAGGGCATAgcactgaagaagagaagaacTCCACTTCTGATGATGAACCTACCACCAGCTACTGCCAG GCCTCccaggtgctgcctgcagaggaTGTACGTGAAGATGGGGAGCCCATGCAAATTGCACAGGG CATCTCTGTGTTGACCCCACTTGGTGGTAAAAGGAGCCCAGATACTGGCACAGAAAATTCTGCTGATGAAGAGATATCTGTTTGCCCAG AGATCCAGCCGAGTCCACTGGAAGCTATTGAAGTGGAGAGAGAAGAGCTCTGCTCGGGCAGCGGGGATGAACCTATGCAG GCTGGTGGAGATGGTGATGTTGGCAGGGCTGTGTCTGAGTGCAGTCCTACAGCTGCTGACCGTGTGTCCTGCCCGCTATGTGACCAGGGTTTTCCAGCTACTGAGATCGAGCTGCATGCCATGTACTGCAACGGCATtgggggagaggaggctggTGAGGACAGACCAG TGCTCACCCAGCATCAGAGGGAGGCAAGAAGTAGAGCTGCCAGGGGTGAAAGCGGCCCAACGTCCTTAGATACTGACAA GTGTGAGAAGTGCTACCTCTGTAAGTCACTGGTGCCACTGCTGCAGTATCAGAGGCATGTGGACAGCTGCCTTCAGGCTGCTAGGCAAGCTCAGGGAACCAGGAGGCTGCGAAGCACCAAG GATGTCGGAAGGCAGGAGAAGGGACTCCTCAGAATGCTGGAGCTCTCGGAGAGCAAGTCTGCAG GTGCTGATGCGGGGGGACCCCTCCCTGGACTAGGAGACCAACAGTCCCCTCCCACGCTCTCAGCCAGAGCCGGGGGGCCGCTGGCAGACCACCCCAGCTCCCTTCGGCACGCACCTTTCGACATCTCCCCTGAAAAACCCAGCGTCTCCTTCTCAGAAGCCATGGACTGCATTGTGGACAAGAAGCCACACGCGGCTCTTCACttgggcagccagcagcagaccAAAGGCTGCCGCCGGAGAAAGCACAAGTTCTGA
- the UIMC1 gene encoding BRCA1-A complex subunit RAP80 isoform X9: protein MPRKKKPTEGLDSRGQDGEEEEEEKRNPANTKKKRSFVDAFIVISDSDGEQESKEESRLQKKRTKQQLDRTKFAAKRKIAQMTEEEQFALALKMSEQEARQVNCQEEEEEELLRKAIAESLNSCQPSDSSDATPQLSAEALGAQGQSQPAEKEGSEILGDLALCPDTPRSECSSHSQSTRADGNGQMDVARSPLVVLRRLSQEIVESSLVSSIIVSPGKGQPVTRSSEKPSSSEKSDSSNMLPRTLREDLISLSPTFGRVTSGSWRLTPRRLFTSPSGSSKATGHEPKEQCLSCTRHSAGEGGAGSSATPRKSWTAEQCGSPRRSGGGAGTKHTSQPGHATKVDVSTEQAEQNEVPDCTPELCVLNPAEEKHKQEETRDTVHYYWGIPFCPKGVDPNQYTKVILCQLEVYQKSLKQAQRQLLHKKEFGNPVVPSSSLSQNELGKGEQMSRENGVADGTEDGDPDGQKESESITWLLPSKRREAESPGHSTEEEKNSTSDDEPTTSYCQASQVLPAEDVREDGEPMQIAQGISVLTPLGGKRSPDTGTENSADEEISVCPEIQPSPLEAIEVEREELCSGSGDEPMQAGGDGDVGRAVSECSPTAADRVSCPLCDQGFPATEIELHAMYCNGIGGEEAGCRKAGEGTPQNAGALGEQVCRC, encoded by the exons caGGAGTCAAAGGAAGAGAGCAGATTGcaaaagaagagaacaaaacagcagctggaTAGAACGAAGTTtgctgctaaaagaaaaattgcac aGATGACTGAAGAGGAACAGTTTGCACTGGCCCTGAAAATGAGTGAGCAAGAAGCTAGACAAGTGAACTgtcaagaagaggaagaggaggagctCTTGAGGAAGGCCATTGCTGAGAGCCTTAAT agctgtcagccCTCGGATTCCTCTGATGCAACCCCTCAGTTGTCTGCAGAAGCACTGGGCGCACAAGGCCAAAGCCAGCCTGCTGAGAAAGAAGGCTCTGAGATCCTGGGAGATCTGGCGCTTTGCCCTGACACCCCTCGCTCTGAGTGCAGCTCCCACTCACAGAGCACTAGAGCTGATGGGAATGGACAGATGGATGTCGCCCGGAGCCCCCTGGTAGTGTTGAGGAGGTTAAGCCAGGAAATTGTCGAAAGCTCACTAGTATCCAGCATAATCGTGTCTCCGGGGAAGGGCCAGCCTGTGACAAGGTCAAGTGAGAAGCCTTCCTCATCAGAAAAAAGTGATTCTAGTAACATGTTACCCAGGACTCTCAGAGAGGACCTCATCTCTTTGAGTCCCACCTTTGGCAGGGTGACTTCAGGCTCCTGGCGACTGACACCTCGGAGACTGTTCACAAGCCCCTCCGGCTCTTCCAAAGCAACAGGCCATGAACCAAAAGAGCAGTGCCTGTCCTGCACTCGCCATTCTGCAGGAGAAGGTGGTGCCGGGAGCTCAGCCACACCTAGGAAGAGCTGGACCGCAGAACAGTGtggcagccccaggaggagTGGTGGAGGAGCAGGTACCAAACACACCTCACAGCCTGGGCACGCCACCAAAGTCGATGTTTCCACAGAGCAAGCGGAGCAGAACGAGGTGCCTGACTGTACCCCTGAGCTTTGCGTACTGAATCCGGCGGAGGAGAAGCACAAGCAGGAGGAGACCAGAGACACAGTGCACTATTACTGGGGCATCCCCTTCTGCCCCAAAGGGGTGGACCCCAACCAGTACACCAAAGTCATCTTGTGTCAGCTGGAGGTTTACCAGAAGAGCCTGAAGCAGGCTCAGAGGCAGCTATTGCATAAGAAGGAGTTTGGTAACCCAGTTGTGCCCAGTTCTTCCTTGAGCCAAAATGAGCTTGGGAAAGGAGAGCAGATGAGTAGGGAGAATGGGGTTGCTGATGGTACAGAAGATGGAGACCCAGATGGGCAGAAGGAGTCTGAGAGCATCACTTGGCTCCTTCCTTcaaagaggagggaggcagagagTCCAGGGCATAgcactgaagaagagaagaacTCCACTTCTGATGATGAACCTACCACCAGCTACTGCCAG GCCTCccaggtgctgcctgcagaggaTGTACGTGAAGATGGGGAGCCCATGCAAATTGCACAGGG CATCTCTGTGTTGACCCCACTTGGTGGTAAAAGGAGCCCAGATACTGGCACAGAAAATTCTGCTGATGAAGAGATATCTGTTTGCCCAG AGATCCAGCCGAGTCCACTGGAAGCTATTGAAGTGGAGAGAGAAGAGCTCTGCTCGGGCAGCGGGGATGAACCTATGCAG GCTGGTGGAGATGGTGATGTTGGCAGGGCTGTGTCTGAGTGCAGTCCTACAGCTGCTGACCGTGTGTCCTGCCCGCTATGTGACCAGGGTTTTCCAGCTACTGAGATCGAGCTGCATGCCATGTACTGCAACGGCATtgggggagaggaggctg GATGTCGGAAGGCAGGAGAAGGGACTCCTCAGAATGCTGGAGCTCTCGGAGAGCAAGTCTGCAG GTGCTGA
- the UIMC1 gene encoding BRCA1-A complex subunit RAP80 isoform X6, with protein MPRKKKPTEGLDSRGQDGEEEEEEKRNPANTKKKRSFVDAFIVISDSDGEQESKEESRLQKKRTKQQLDRTKFAAKRKIAQMTEEEQFALALKMSEQEARQVNCQEEEEEELLRKAIAESLNSCQPSDSSDATPQLSAEALGAQGQSQPAEKEGSEILGDLALCPDTPRSECSSHSQSTRADGNGQMDVARSPLVVLRRLSQEIVESSLVSSIIVSPGKGQPVTRSSEKPSSSEKSDSSNMLPRTLREDLISLSPTFGRVTSGSWRLTPRRLFTSPSGSSKATGHEPKEQCLSCTRHSAGEGGAGSSATPRKSWTAEQCGSPRRSGGGAGTKHTSQPGHATKVDVSTEQAEQNEVPDCTPELCVLNPAEEKHKQEETRDTVHYYWGIPFCPKGVDPNQYTKVILCQLEVYQKSLKQAQRQLLHKKEFGNPVVPSSSLSQNELGKGEQMSRENGVADGTEDGDPDGQKESESITWLLPSKRREAESPGHSTEEEKNSTSDDEPTTSYCQASQVLPAEDVREDGEPMQIAQGISVLTPLGGKRSPDTGTENSADEEISVCPEIQPSPLEAIEVEREELCSGSGDEPMQAGGDGDVGRAVSECSPTAADRVSCPLCDQGFPATEIELHAMYCNGIGGEEAGEDRPVLTQHQREARSRAARGESGPTSLDTDK; from the exons caGGAGTCAAAGGAAGAGAGCAGATTGcaaaagaagagaacaaaacagcagctggaTAGAACGAAGTTtgctgctaaaagaaaaattgcac aGATGACTGAAGAGGAACAGTTTGCACTGGCCCTGAAAATGAGTGAGCAAGAAGCTAGACAAGTGAACTgtcaagaagaggaagaggaggagctCTTGAGGAAGGCCATTGCTGAGAGCCTTAAT agctgtcagccCTCGGATTCCTCTGATGCAACCCCTCAGTTGTCTGCAGAAGCACTGGGCGCACAAGGCCAAAGCCAGCCTGCTGAGAAAGAAGGCTCTGAGATCCTGGGAGATCTGGCGCTTTGCCCTGACACCCCTCGCTCTGAGTGCAGCTCCCACTCACAGAGCACTAGAGCTGATGGGAATGGACAGATGGATGTCGCCCGGAGCCCCCTGGTAGTGTTGAGGAGGTTAAGCCAGGAAATTGTCGAAAGCTCACTAGTATCCAGCATAATCGTGTCTCCGGGGAAGGGCCAGCCTGTGACAAGGTCAAGTGAGAAGCCTTCCTCATCAGAAAAAAGTGATTCTAGTAACATGTTACCCAGGACTCTCAGAGAGGACCTCATCTCTTTGAGTCCCACCTTTGGCAGGGTGACTTCAGGCTCCTGGCGACTGACACCTCGGAGACTGTTCACAAGCCCCTCCGGCTCTTCCAAAGCAACAGGCCATGAACCAAAAGAGCAGTGCCTGTCCTGCACTCGCCATTCTGCAGGAGAAGGTGGTGCCGGGAGCTCAGCCACACCTAGGAAGAGCTGGACCGCAGAACAGTGtggcagccccaggaggagTGGTGGAGGAGCAGGTACCAAACACACCTCACAGCCTGGGCACGCCACCAAAGTCGATGTTTCCACAGAGCAAGCGGAGCAGAACGAGGTGCCTGACTGTACCCCTGAGCTTTGCGTACTGAATCCGGCGGAGGAGAAGCACAAGCAGGAGGAGACCAGAGACACAGTGCACTATTACTGGGGCATCCCCTTCTGCCCCAAAGGGGTGGACCCCAACCAGTACACCAAAGTCATCTTGTGTCAGCTGGAGGTTTACCAGAAGAGCCTGAAGCAGGCTCAGAGGCAGCTATTGCATAAGAAGGAGTTTGGTAACCCAGTTGTGCCCAGTTCTTCCTTGAGCCAAAATGAGCTTGGGAAAGGAGAGCAGATGAGTAGGGAGAATGGGGTTGCTGATGGTACAGAAGATGGAGACCCAGATGGGCAGAAGGAGTCTGAGAGCATCACTTGGCTCCTTCCTTcaaagaggagggaggcagagagTCCAGGGCATAgcactgaagaagagaagaacTCCACTTCTGATGATGAACCTACCACCAGCTACTGCCAG GCCTCccaggtgctgcctgcagaggaTGTACGTGAAGATGGGGAGCCCATGCAAATTGCACAGGG CATCTCTGTGTTGACCCCACTTGGTGGTAAAAGGAGCCCAGATACTGGCACAGAAAATTCTGCTGATGAAGAGATATCTGTTTGCCCAG AGATCCAGCCGAGTCCACTGGAAGCTATTGAAGTGGAGAGAGAAGAGCTCTGCTCGGGCAGCGGGGATGAACCTATGCAG GCTGGTGGAGATGGTGATGTTGGCAGGGCTGTGTCTGAGTGCAGTCCTACAGCTGCTGACCGTGTGTCCTGCCCGCTATGTGACCAGGGTTTTCCAGCTACTGAGATCGAGCTGCATGCCATGTACTGCAACGGCATtgggggagaggaggctggTGAGGACAGACCAG TGCTCACCCAGCATCAGAGGGAGGCAAGAAGTAGAGCTGCCAGGGGTGAAAGCGGCCCAACGTCCTTAGATACTGACAAGTAA
- the UIMC1 gene encoding BRCA1-A complex subunit RAP80 isoform X4 yields MPRKKKPTEGLDSRGQDGEEEEEEKRNPANTKKKRSFVDAFIVISDSDGEQESKEESRLQKKRTKQQLDRTKFAAKRKIAQMTEEEQFALALKMSEQEARQVNCQEEEEEELLRKAIAESLNSCQPSDSSDATPQLSAEALGAQGQSQPAEKEGSEILGDLALCPDTPRSECSSHSQSTRADGNGQMDVARSPLVVLRRLSQEIVESSLVSSIIVSPGKGQPVTRSSEKPSSSEKSDSSNMLPRTLREDLISLSPTFGRVTSGSWRLTPRRLFTSPSGSSKATGHEPKEQCLSCTRHSAGEGGAGSSATPRKSWTAEQCGSPRRSGGGAGTKHTSQPGHATKVDVSTEQAEQNEVPDCTPELCVLNPAEEKHKQEETRDTVHYYWGIPFCPKGVDPNQYTKVILCQLEVYQKSLKQAQRQLLHKKEFGNPVVPSSSLSQNELGKGEQMSRENGVADGTEDGDPDGQKESESITWLLPSKRREAESPGHSTEEEKNSTSDDEPTTSYCQASQVLPAEDVREDGEPMQIAQGISVLTPLGGKRSPDTGTENSADEEISVCPEIQPSPLEAIEVEREELCSGSGDEPMQAGGDGDVGRAVSECSPTAADRVSCPLCDQGFPATEIELHAMYCNGIGGEEAGEDRPVLTQHQREARSRAARGESGPTSLDTDKMSEGRRRDSSECWSSRRASLQVLMRGDPSLD; encoded by the exons caGGAGTCAAAGGAAGAGAGCAGATTGcaaaagaagagaacaaaacagcagctggaTAGAACGAAGTTtgctgctaaaagaaaaattgcac aGATGACTGAAGAGGAACAGTTTGCACTGGCCCTGAAAATGAGTGAGCAAGAAGCTAGACAAGTGAACTgtcaagaagaggaagaggaggagctCTTGAGGAAGGCCATTGCTGAGAGCCTTAAT agctgtcagccCTCGGATTCCTCTGATGCAACCCCTCAGTTGTCTGCAGAAGCACTGGGCGCACAAGGCCAAAGCCAGCCTGCTGAGAAAGAAGGCTCTGAGATCCTGGGAGATCTGGCGCTTTGCCCTGACACCCCTCGCTCTGAGTGCAGCTCCCACTCACAGAGCACTAGAGCTGATGGGAATGGACAGATGGATGTCGCCCGGAGCCCCCTGGTAGTGTTGAGGAGGTTAAGCCAGGAAATTGTCGAAAGCTCACTAGTATCCAGCATAATCGTGTCTCCGGGGAAGGGCCAGCCTGTGACAAGGTCAAGTGAGAAGCCTTCCTCATCAGAAAAAAGTGATTCTAGTAACATGTTACCCAGGACTCTCAGAGAGGACCTCATCTCTTTGAGTCCCACCTTTGGCAGGGTGACTTCAGGCTCCTGGCGACTGACACCTCGGAGACTGTTCACAAGCCCCTCCGGCTCTTCCAAAGCAACAGGCCATGAACCAAAAGAGCAGTGCCTGTCCTGCACTCGCCATTCTGCAGGAGAAGGTGGTGCCGGGAGCTCAGCCACACCTAGGAAGAGCTGGACCGCAGAACAGTGtggcagccccaggaggagTGGTGGAGGAGCAGGTACCAAACACACCTCACAGCCTGGGCACGCCACCAAAGTCGATGTTTCCACAGAGCAAGCGGAGCAGAACGAGGTGCCTGACTGTACCCCTGAGCTTTGCGTACTGAATCCGGCGGAGGAGAAGCACAAGCAGGAGGAGACCAGAGACACAGTGCACTATTACTGGGGCATCCCCTTCTGCCCCAAAGGGGTGGACCCCAACCAGTACACCAAAGTCATCTTGTGTCAGCTGGAGGTTTACCAGAAGAGCCTGAAGCAGGCTCAGAGGCAGCTATTGCATAAGAAGGAGTTTGGTAACCCAGTTGTGCCCAGTTCTTCCTTGAGCCAAAATGAGCTTGGGAAAGGAGAGCAGATGAGTAGGGAGAATGGGGTTGCTGATGGTACAGAAGATGGAGACCCAGATGGGCAGAAGGAGTCTGAGAGCATCACTTGGCTCCTTCCTTcaaagaggagggaggcagagagTCCAGGGCATAgcactgaagaagagaagaacTCCACTTCTGATGATGAACCTACCACCAGCTACTGCCAG GCCTCccaggtgctgcctgcagaggaTGTACGTGAAGATGGGGAGCCCATGCAAATTGCACAGGG CATCTCTGTGTTGACCCCACTTGGTGGTAAAAGGAGCCCAGATACTGGCACAGAAAATTCTGCTGATGAAGAGATATCTGTTTGCCCAG AGATCCAGCCGAGTCCACTGGAAGCTATTGAAGTGGAGAGAGAAGAGCTCTGCTCGGGCAGCGGGGATGAACCTATGCAG GCTGGTGGAGATGGTGATGTTGGCAGGGCTGTGTCTGAGTGCAGTCCTACAGCTGCTGACCGTGTGTCCTGCCCGCTATGTGACCAGGGTTTTCCAGCTACTGAGATCGAGCTGCATGCCATGTACTGCAACGGCATtgggggagaggaggctggTGAGGACAGACCAG TGCTCACCCAGCATCAGAGGGAGGCAAGAAGTAGAGCTGCCAGGGGTGAAAGCGGCCCAACGTCCTTAGATACTGACAA GATGTCGGAAGGCAGGAGAAGGGACTCCTCAGAATGCTGGAGCTCTCGGAGAGCAAGTCTGCAG GTGCTGATGCGGGGGGACCCCTCCCTGGACTAG
- the UIMC1 gene encoding BRCA1-A complex subunit RAP80 isoform X7 produces MPRKKKPTEGLDSRGQDGEEEEEEKRNPANTKKKRSFVDAFIVISDSDGEQESKEESRLQKKRTKQQLDRTKFAAKRKIAQMTEEEQFALALKMSEQEARQVNCQEEEEEELLRKAIAESLNSCQPSDSSDATPQLSAEALGAQGQSQPAEKEGSEILGDLALCPDTPRSECSSHSQSTRADGNGQMDVARSPLVVLRRLSQEIVESSLVSSIIVSPGKGQPVTRSSEKPSSSEKSDSSNMLPRTLREDLISLSPTFGRVTSGSWRLTPRRLFTSPSGSSKATGHEPKEQCLSCTRHSAGEGGAGSSATPRKSWTAEQCGSPRRSGGGAGTKHTSQPGHATKVDVSTEQAEQNEVPDCTPELCVLNPAEEKHKQEETRDTVHYYWGIPFCPKGVDPNQYTKVILCQLEVYQKSLKQAQRQLLHKKEFGNPVVPSSSLSQNELGKGEQMSRENGVADGTEDGDPDGQKESESITWLLPSKRREAESPGHSTEEEKNSTSDDEPTTSYCQASQVLPAEDVREDGEPMQIAQGISVLTPLGGKRSPDTGTENSADEEISVCPEIQPSPLEAIEVEREELCSGSGDEPMQAGGDGDVGRAVSECSPTAADRVSCPLCDQGFPATEIELHAMYCNGIGGEEAGEDRPGCRKAGEGTPQNAGALGEQVCRC; encoded by the exons caGGAGTCAAAGGAAGAGAGCAGATTGcaaaagaagagaacaaaacagcagctggaTAGAACGAAGTTtgctgctaaaagaaaaattgcac aGATGACTGAAGAGGAACAGTTTGCACTGGCCCTGAAAATGAGTGAGCAAGAAGCTAGACAAGTGAACTgtcaagaagaggaagaggaggagctCTTGAGGAAGGCCATTGCTGAGAGCCTTAAT agctgtcagccCTCGGATTCCTCTGATGCAACCCCTCAGTTGTCTGCAGAAGCACTGGGCGCACAAGGCCAAAGCCAGCCTGCTGAGAAAGAAGGCTCTGAGATCCTGGGAGATCTGGCGCTTTGCCCTGACACCCCTCGCTCTGAGTGCAGCTCCCACTCACAGAGCACTAGAGCTGATGGGAATGGACAGATGGATGTCGCCCGGAGCCCCCTGGTAGTGTTGAGGAGGTTAAGCCAGGAAATTGTCGAAAGCTCACTAGTATCCAGCATAATCGTGTCTCCGGGGAAGGGCCAGCCTGTGACAAGGTCAAGTGAGAAGCCTTCCTCATCAGAAAAAAGTGATTCTAGTAACATGTTACCCAGGACTCTCAGAGAGGACCTCATCTCTTTGAGTCCCACCTTTGGCAGGGTGACTTCAGGCTCCTGGCGACTGACACCTCGGAGACTGTTCACAAGCCCCTCCGGCTCTTCCAAAGCAACAGGCCATGAACCAAAAGAGCAGTGCCTGTCCTGCACTCGCCATTCTGCAGGAGAAGGTGGTGCCGGGAGCTCAGCCACACCTAGGAAGAGCTGGACCGCAGAACAGTGtggcagccccaggaggagTGGTGGAGGAGCAGGTACCAAACACACCTCACAGCCTGGGCACGCCACCAAAGTCGATGTTTCCACAGAGCAAGCGGAGCAGAACGAGGTGCCTGACTGTACCCCTGAGCTTTGCGTACTGAATCCGGCGGAGGAGAAGCACAAGCAGGAGGAGACCAGAGACACAGTGCACTATTACTGGGGCATCCCCTTCTGCCCCAAAGGGGTGGACCCCAACCAGTACACCAAAGTCATCTTGTGTCAGCTGGAGGTTTACCAGAAGAGCCTGAAGCAGGCTCAGAGGCAGCTATTGCATAAGAAGGAGTTTGGTAACCCAGTTGTGCCCAGTTCTTCCTTGAGCCAAAATGAGCTTGGGAAAGGAGAGCAGATGAGTAGGGAGAATGGGGTTGCTGATGGTACAGAAGATGGAGACCCAGATGGGCAGAAGGAGTCTGAGAGCATCACTTGGCTCCTTCCTTcaaagaggagggaggcagagagTCCAGGGCATAgcactgaagaagagaagaacTCCACTTCTGATGATGAACCTACCACCAGCTACTGCCAG GCCTCccaggtgctgcctgcagaggaTGTACGTGAAGATGGGGAGCCCATGCAAATTGCACAGGG CATCTCTGTGTTGACCCCACTTGGTGGTAAAAGGAGCCCAGATACTGGCACAGAAAATTCTGCTGATGAAGAGATATCTGTTTGCCCAG AGATCCAGCCGAGTCCACTGGAAGCTATTGAAGTGGAGAGAGAAGAGCTCTGCTCGGGCAGCGGGGATGAACCTATGCAG GCTGGTGGAGATGGTGATGTTGGCAGGGCTGTGTCTGAGTGCAGTCCTACAGCTGCTGACCGTGTGTCCTGCCCGCTATGTGACCAGGGTTTTCCAGCTACTGAGATCGAGCTGCATGCCATGTACTGCAACGGCATtgggggagaggaggctggTGAGGACAGACCAG GATGTCGGAAGGCAGGAGAAGGGACTCCTCAGAATGCTGGAGCTCTCGGAGAGCAAGTCTGCAG GTGCTGA